The proteins below come from a single Deltaproteobacteria bacterium genomic window:
- a CDS encoding 4Fe-4S binding protein codes for MINNFKKSRGMGQGTGRGRGMGRGMRQGGGMGRSRGPGRRSGTAGLMNPSLAPPDPSASNPGMPLQQQKPMSQEQETQLLQAQAQAIRARLAQIEQGESTALAAVVNSSICQGCGICAEVCPTASIFIDRFATVNQITCLACGSCVEACPEGAISLQQV; via the coding sequence GTGATTAACAACTTTAAAAAGAGCCGGGGCATGGGCCAGGGTACAGGCCGCGGGCGCGGTATGGGAAGAGGCATGAGGCAGGGGGGTGGCATGGGACGATCACGCGGCCCTGGCCGCAGGTCGGGGACAGCAGGTCTGATGAACCCAAGTCTTGCTCCTCCTGATCCATCCGCATCAAATCCCGGTATGCCTTTGCAACAGCAAAAACCTATGAGTCAAGAGCAGGAAACCCAACTGCTCCAAGCTCAAGCGCAGGCTATAAGGGCCCGGCTCGCTCAGATAGAGCAGGGCGAAAGTACGGCCCTCGCTGCTGTGGTGAATTCAAGCATCTGCCAGGGATGCGGCATATGTGCTGAGGTCTGCCCTACAGCTTCTATATTCATAGACCGGTTTGCCACGGTGAATCAAATCACCTGCCTAGCTTGTGGCAGCTGCGTCGAAGCTTGTCCCGAGGGCGCTATTTCTTTGCAGCAGGTCTGA
- a CDS encoding MBL fold metallo-hydrolase, translated as MPAAMRLAAFIFAITLVFSYKPTMHSSLAQAEVKKMVPSVIEITVLYNNVAQDQRLTPAWGMSCLIEGMEKTILFDTGGDGRILLSNMRKLGKDPAKVEAVALSHIHGDHTGGLSEFLQTAGNVELYIPKSFPDGFRKQAEELGHTTTMIGKPVQIAKDVYSTGEMGDGIKEQALILNTSKGLVVITGCAHPGVVNLVRKAKEVCTGDVYLVMGGFHLMGYSDREVQKIIKELKDLGVKKVGPSHCTGDRPIELFRRAWKEDFVEIGCGGTFQIKL; from the coding sequence ATGCCAGCAGCAATGAGGCTCGCGGCCTTTATATTTGCGATTACGCTCGTGTTTTCATACAAGCCAACCATGCACAGCTCATTAGCACAAGCTGAGGTTAAGAAGATGGTTCCCTCTGTGATCGAAATTACGGTTCTTTACAATAATGTAGCCCAAGACCAGCGACTCACTCCGGCCTGGGGAATGTCCTGCCTGATAGAAGGCATGGAAAAAACCATTCTCTTCGATACCGGAGGTGACGGCCGAATCCTGCTCTCAAACATGAGAAAGCTGGGCAAGGATCCGGCGAAGGTTGAGGCCGTGGCTCTTTCCCACATCCATGGCGATCATACAGGTGGTCTATCCGAATTTTTGCAAACAGCCGGTAACGTCGAACTATATATCCCAAAGTCATTTCCTGATGGATTTCGAAAGCAGGCTGAGGAGCTCGGCCATACAACCACGATGATTGGCAAGCCTGTTCAGATAGCCAAGGATGTTTATTCAACCGGTGAGATGGGTGACGGGATAAAAGAGCAGGCTTTGATCCTAAACACTTCTAAAGGCCTGGTTGTCATTACCGGCTGCGCCCATCCTGGTGTGGTGAACCTGGTCAGAAAAGCTAAAGAAGTCTGCACCGGGGATGTTTATCTCGTTATGGGCGGATTTCATTTAATGGGGTACTCCGATCGAGAAGTCCAAAAAATCATAAAGGAACTGAAAGACCTTGGGGTGAAAAAGGTCGGGCCTTCTCATTGCACCGGAGACAGACCCATCGAATTGTTCAGGCGAGCCTGGAAAGAGGACTTTGTCGAGATTGGCTGTGGAGGTACCTTTCAGATCAAATTATAA
- a CDS encoding DUF5320 domain-containing protein, whose amino-acid sequence MPGMDGTGPMGQGPLTGGGFGYCTGARPYYGRGLVYGAGRGGRPWGGGRGFAYGGAWRRAGYYNPQFGGGYYSPAPQETWGSESEFLKAQAEDLRAELNAIEERLAGLEKSTPEE is encoded by the coding sequence ATGCCTGGCATGGATGGTACTGGTCCTATGGGACAGGGTCCTCTTACTGGAGGTGGTTTTGGGTATTGCACCGGGGCGCGCCCATATTACGGCCGCGGCCTCGTATATGGCGCTGGTCGCGGTGGCAGGCCCTGGGGCGGCGGCCGAGGTTTTGCTTACGGAGGTGCTTGGCGGCGCGCTGGTTATTACAATCCCCAGTTTGGTGGGGGATATTACTCACCAGCCCCACAGGAAACGTGGGGTTCGGAAAGCGAGTTTCTCAAAGCCCAAGCTGAAGACCTCCGCGCTGAACTTAACGCCATAGAAGAGCGTTTAGCCGGACTGGAAAAAAGCACTCCAGAGGAGTAG
- a CDS encoding zinc ribbon domain-containing protein, translated as MPIYEYRCKACGNVTEFLVSPDEEIAVFCSHCDSHDMEKIMSVASFLGDTTERIPGQTCCGREERCDSPPCSTGGSCRRG; from the coding sequence ATGCCAATATATGAGTATCGCTGCAAGGCCTGTGGGAATGTCACGGAATTCTTGGTGAGTCCTGATGAAGAGATTGCAGTCTTCTGCTCGCACTGTGACAGCCATGACATGGAGAAAATAATGTCGGTGGCGTCTTTCTTAGGTGATACCACAGAAAGAATACCCGGCCAGACCTGCTGTGGGCGCGAAGAAAGATGTGACAGCCCACCCTGCTCCACTGGAGGGTCCTGCAGGCGAGGTTAG
- a CDS encoding long-chain-fatty-acid--CoA ligase: MEARTYPEFTVHYPLLLTTFMKRPVELYPDEIGVVYRNQVTGQYFRFTWREWYERTCCLADALSGPLEVKPGKAGQPGDSVATLALNHHRHLELYYAVPCTGAVLHPINMRLSLDHIVHTIIHSEDRILFVDDLVLPLLERIYDQIKNTVEKFIYMSDKPGLPETKIEPLYEYEKLLEEQSSEFEWPFLDEDNYATLCYTTGTTGLPKGVMFTHRQLYLQALHVIAAYSFSTDPANIMLGEASVPMLITPFFHAHGWGAPFMFVFGANKLVLPGTFTVEGFCELVQKEKVTSAAVVPTILAMIIEYEDLHKYDLSSLKNLNVGGGALPLGLKKKAEETIPGFTATSGYGMTETAPSAIGAFVKKYMKDWPEEKLDEVRVKTGLPVPGLEVRVMDEHGKPVPRDNETIGQIVIRGPWIMEQYHKEPEKTAEVWYDGWFHTGDVAKVDEEGYVTIVDRMTDMIRSGAEMVPTVLLENLTATAEFILEAAYIGVPDAIWGERPMGIITLAPGMTETEEDILEYLKTEGVEKGKITKWMLPDFITIINEIPKTSVGKFNKIAIKQNLEDFLAKAKKMN; this comes from the coding sequence ATGGAAGCTCGGACTTATCCCGAATTCACTGTTCACTATCCCTTACTGCTGACAACCTTCATGAAAAGGCCAGTGGAATTGTATCCAGACGAAATAGGCGTCGTTTATCGAAACCAGGTTACCGGTCAATATTTTCGATTTACCTGGCGTGAGTGGTATGAACGAACATGCTGTCTGGCTGATGCCTTGAGCGGTCCTCTGGAAGTAAAACCTGGAAAGGCTGGCCAGCCCGGGGACAGCGTGGCGACTCTGGCACTCAATCATCACCGGCACCTGGAGCTTTACTACGCAGTACCTTGTACGGGAGCGGTCTTACATCCGATCAATATGAGGCTTTCTTTGGATCATATCGTTCATACCATAATTCACTCTGAAGATAGGATTCTATTCGTGGACGACCTGGTTCTGCCTCTGCTGGAAAGAATCTACGATCAAATTAAAAACACAGTTGAGAAATTCATATACATGTCAGACAAGCCGGGATTGCCTGAAACTAAAATCGAACCCCTTTATGAATACGAGAAGTTGCTTGAGGAGCAATCCTCAGAATTCGAATGGCCCTTTCTGGATGAAGATAATTATGCGACCCTTTGTTACACCACCGGTACGACCGGTCTTCCAAAGGGCGTTATGTTCACGCATCGCCAGCTCTACCTGCAGGCCTTGCATGTCATAGCTGCCTATTCTTTTAGTACTGACCCTGCAAACATAATGCTTGGGGAGGCTAGTGTCCCCATGCTCATCACCCCATTCTTTCATGCTCATGGTTGGGGCGCGCCTTTTATGTTCGTCTTTGGGGCAAATAAACTGGTGCTGCCAGGCACCTTCACAGTCGAGGGCTTCTGCGAGCTGGTTCAGAAGGAAAAGGTTACAAGTGCAGCTGTGGTGCCAACCATCCTGGCGATGATCATTGAATACGAAGATCTGCACAAATATGATCTAAGCAGTTTGAAGAATCTCAATGTCGGCGGCGGCGCCTTACCCTTAGGCCTGAAAAAAAAGGCCGAAGAGACGATTCCCGGGTTTACCGCCACGTCTGGCTATGGCATGACAGAAACGGCTCCCTCTGCCATTGGCGCTTTTGTGAAGAAGTACATGAAGGACTGGCCCGAGGAGAAACTGGACGAGGTTAGAGTAAAAACAGGTCTGCCTGTTCCAGGGCTGGAAGTGCGCGTCATGGATGAACATGGGAAGCCGGTTCCCAGAGATAACGAGACCATCGGGCAGATCGTTATTCGCGGGCCGTGGATAATGGAGCAGTATCATAAAGAGCCGGAAAAGACTGCGGAAGTCTGGTATGACGGCTGGTTCCATACCGGAGATGTGGCTAAAGTTGATGAGGAGGGGTACGTGACCATCGTGGACAGGATGACCGATATGATCAGAAGCGGTGCTGAGATGGTCCCGACCGTATTGCTTGAAAACCTGACGGCCACAGCTGAATTTATCCTGGAGGCCGCCTATATAGGCGTGCCGGACGCTATATGGGGAGAAAGGCCCATGGGCATTATCACGCTTGCGCCTGGCATGACTGAAACCGAGGAAGACATACTCGAGTACCTCAAAACCGAAGGTGTGGAAAAAGGGAAAATAACCAAATGGATGCTCCCGGACTTCATTACCATTATCAATGAAATCCCAAAAACCAGCGTTGGAAAATTCAATAAAATCGCGATCAAACAGAATTTAGAAGATTTCCTAGCCAAGGCCAAGAAAATGAATTAA
- a CDS encoding DUF5320 domain-containing protein — protein MPRFDGTGPMGQGPLTGGGFGYCIGTQPYYGRSPIWGLGGRARLWGGSRGFGYGGRGFAYGGFRRRSAFYGSRFGRGMRAWF, from the coding sequence ATGCCACGCTTTGATGGTACTGGTCCTATGGGACAAGGTCCCTTAACCGGAGGTGGTTTTGGGTATTGTATTGGTACACAGCCTTATTACGGCCGATCCCCGATATGGGGTCTTGGCGGTCGAGCTAGACTGTGGGGCGGAAGCAGAGGATTCGGGTATGGGGGTCGAGGCTTTGCCTATGGCGGCTTTAGGCGGCGCTCGGCCTTTTATGGCTCCCGATTTGGTCGAGGGATGCGAGCTTGGTTTTAA
- a CDS encoding iron-sulfur cluster assembly scaffold protein produces MSDEFDNFIEALQEEIFNETKAAYGDVFFERWRHLRYMGKIDNPDAYAAVTGSCGDTIQIFLNFENDRVKEASFLTDGCGSSAVCGSFAAEMAHGKNPNELLEVSGEAILQKLGGLPEEDEHCAFLASETLADALKDYMIKQRQKDRRKEDERQPEGLRSH; encoded by the coding sequence ATGAGTGACGAATTTGACAATTTTATTGAAGCATTGCAGGAAGAGATATTTAATGAAACAAAAGCCGCGTACGGTGATGTCTTCTTCGAGCGATGGCGTCATTTACGCTACATGGGCAAAATTGACAACCCTGACGCGTACGCCGCGGTGACCGGTTCCTGTGGCGATACCATACAAATATTTTTAAATTTTGAAAATGACCGGGTCAAAGAGGCCTCATTTTTGACGGATGGCTGCGGATCGAGCGCAGTGTGCGGCTCATTTGCTGCGGAAATGGCTCATGGCAAAAACCCCAATGAACTCCTGGAAGTCAGTGGGGAGGCCATTTTACAGAAATTAGGAGGCCTGCCCGAAGAGGACGAACACTGCGCCTTTCTTGCCAGCGAGACCCTTGCAGATGCTTTGAAAGACTACATGATAAAGCAGCGTCAAAAAGACCGTCGAAAAGAAGACGAGAGGCAACCTGAAGGTTTGAGGAGTCATTAA
- a CDS encoding radical SAM protein, whose product MPSKGFSHVFGPVPSRRLGRSLGVDLVPYKTCCYDCIYCQLGRTTHKTVERKEYVPTDEVLQEVARKLEANVHADFITLSGSGEPTLHSGCGKIIQGIKKITQIPVAVLTNGALLWDPSVREELLSADLVVPSFDAGDALMFKEVNQPAQGITFDQMINGLIEFSKAFSGKLWLEVFLLGKKTAKEDEVIKIAGHVQKIQPDRIQLNTVARPPAYDYALAVSEAQMRRLVKLFGENAEVVADFGGVHEEKDFSVQREDVLDLLERRPCTLDDVSISLGIHRNEAVKHLNNLIEQTIITTAKTGDKLFYVCAKR is encoded by the coding sequence ATGCCTTCAAAGGGATTTTCACATGTATTCGGGCCAGTACCTTCACGCCGATTGGGCCGATCGCTTGGTGTTGACCTCGTCCCTTACAAGACATGTTGTTACGACTGCATCTATTGCCAGCTCGGTCGGACAACCCATAAAACAGTCGAACGAAAGGAATATGTTCCCACGGACGAGGTATTACAGGAAGTGGCGCGAAAACTTGAGGCTAACGTTCATGCGGACTTTATCACGCTTTCAGGTTCAGGCGAACCGACGCTTCATTCAGGCTGCGGCAAAATCATCCAAGGCATAAAAAAAATAACCCAAATACCGGTGGCCGTCCTGACGAATGGGGCCTTGCTTTGGGATCCTTCGGTTCGCGAGGAATTGTTATCCGCGGACCTGGTTGTTCCCTCTTTTGATGCCGGCGACGCCTTGATGTTCAAAGAAGTCAATCAGCCTGCTCAAGGTATCACTTTTGATCAAATGATTAATGGCCTGATTGAATTCAGCAAGGCCTTCAGCGGCAAGCTATGGCTGGAGGTTTTTTTATTGGGAAAAAAAACAGCCAAAGAGGATGAGGTGATAAAGATCGCTGGGCACGTCCAAAAGATCCAGCCGGATCGGATTCAACTCAACACGGTAGCTCGACCGCCGGCGTATGATTATGCCTTGGCGGTTTCCGAGGCTCAGATGAGGCGTTTGGTGAAGCTGTTTGGAGAAAACGCCGAGGTGGTTGCGGATTTTGGAGGCGTTCATGAAGAAAAGGATTTCTCGGTACAAAGGGAGGATGTCTTAGACCTTCTCGAACGGCGGCCATGCACTTTGGATGATGTTTCAATATCGCTTGGTATACACCGCAACGAAGCGGTAAAGCACTTAAACAACCTCATTGAGCAAACGATCATCACAACCGCAAAGACGGGTGATAAACTTTTCTATGTTTGCGCCAAACGCTAG
- a CDS encoding NifB/NifX family molybdenum-iron cluster-binding protein, which yields MKIVVSASGKDLDAPIDPRFGRCANFIVVDTENMNFEAFENESLVLGSGAGIQSAEFVASKGAKLVITGNCGPKAMMAFSGAGIEVIVGQTGTVRSAIENYQKGKLKSTSEPNVADHYGISAEPPIGRDESFGPAGGPGMGGGMGRGMGRGMGRGMGRGMGRTSVPGLPPSNQPGPTPLPKGQELTSLKDQADQLRKQLEAIEDRIKKLDKK from the coding sequence ATGAAGATAGTGGTGAGTGCCAGCGGAAAAGACTTAGATGCGCCGATTGACCCGCGCTTTGGGCGTTGCGCCAACTTTATTGTGGTGGATACTGAAAATATGAATTTCGAGGCCTTTGAGAATGAAAGCCTTGTTCTTGGCAGCGGCGCAGGGATTCAATCGGCTGAGTTTGTCGCCTCGAAAGGAGCTAAACTGGTCATAACCGGCAACTGTGGGCCTAAGGCAATGATGGCTTTCTCGGGCGCGGGCATCGAGGTGATCGTGGGCCAGACGGGGACAGTCAGAAGTGCCATTGAAAATTATCAAAAAGGTAAACTTAAAAGCACGAGTGAGCCTAATGTAGCCGACCATTACGGAATAAGCGCCGAGCCTCCCATAGGCCGGGATGAGAGCTTTGGACCCGCGGGCGGTCCTGGCATGGGTGGAGGCATGGGCCGGGGCATGGGCCGGGGCATGGGTCGAGGTATGGGCAGAGGCATGGGCCGGACAAGCGTGCCAGGATTGCCCCCTTCCAATCAACCTGGACCCACCCCTTTACCCAAGGGGCAGGAGTTAACAAGCCTGAAGGACCAGGCAGATCAACTACGAAAACAGCTTGAAGCTATCGAAGATAGAATTAAGAAATTAGATAAAAAATGA
- a CDS encoding electron transfer flavoprotein subunit alpha/FixB family protein translates to MEKTLADYKGVWALGEVREGEIHPVSYELLAWGRGLADDLGVELASVVIGHEVKAKVKDLIFRGADKVYVVDYPALENFRADPYSEIITSLINEYKPEILIASATTMGRTVMPICAVKIGAGLTADCTGLEIDPDERLLVQTRPAVGGNIMATIKTPSLRPQMATVRPKSKRPLPIDDSRSGEVIVKEFDGASLSSRVKRIDFIKEETIGVPIQDAEIIIAFGKGLQDPKNIGLINELAELLGGSIGASRRAIDFGWISYSHQVGLSGKTVSPKLYLACGISGAVQHLAGMSSAEIIIAVNSDPDAEIFSVADYGIVGDLFEVLPLLIQKLKERVKEGQ, encoded by the coding sequence ATGGAAAAGACATTAGCAGATTACAAAGGCGTCTGGGCTCTCGGTGAGGTGAGAGAGGGTGAAATACATCCTGTTTCCTATGAACTTCTGGCCTGGGGTAGAGGCCTGGCCGATGATTTGGGGGTTGAACTCGCAAGCGTTGTCATCGGCCATGAGGTTAAGGCTAAGGTGAAGGACCTGATTTTCAGGGGGGCGGATAAAGTCTATGTGGTTGACTATCCGGCCTTAGAGAATTTCAGGGCCGATCCGTATTCTGAAATAATTACCTCTTTGATCAATGAATATAAACCTGAAATTTTAATCGCCTCTGCCACGACCATGGGAAGAACCGTAATGCCTATCTGCGCGGTTAAAATTGGGGCTGGACTTACTGCAGATTGTACCGGGCTCGAAATTGACCCGGACGAAAGGCTCCTTGTCCAGACCCGACCGGCAGTGGGTGGGAATATTATGGCCACCATCAAAACCCCTTCCTTGCGGCCGCAGATGGCCACGGTACGTCCGAAATCGAAAAGGCCCCTTCCCATTGATGATTCAAGAAGTGGCGAGGTTATCGTCAAGGAATTTGACGGCGCATCTTTAAGTTCACGGGTTAAAAGAATTGACTTCATCAAGGAGGAAACCATAGGGGTTCCTATTCAGGATGCTGAAATTATTATTGCCTTTGGCAAGGGTTTACAGGACCCAAAGAATATAGGGCTTATAAATGAGCTGGCCGAATTGTTGGGTGGATCCATCGGCGCTTCAAGACGGGCCATAGATTTCGGCTGGATCTCTTATTCCCACCAGGTAGGTCTCAGCGGGAAAACAGTCAGCCCGAAGTTATATCTCGCCTGCGGTATATCCGGCGCCGTCCAGCATCTCGCAGGCATGTCCTCTGCTGAAATTATTATTGCTGTAAATTCTGATCCTGATGCGGAAATATTTAGCGTCGCAGATTATGGGATCGTTGGAGATCTTTTTGAAGTTCTTCCTCTTTTAATACAAAAATTAAAAGAAAGGGTTAAGGAGGGCCAGTAA
- a CDS encoding aldo/keto reductase produces the protein MKYREFGATGIKVSELVFGGGAVGGLLINQDDETKRAAIRRAMDAGINWIDTAPSYGQGRSEKALGWLLKEIEDNPHVSTKFNIDTRDLSDIPGQIERSIEASLSRLERDSVTLLQLHNRIGAETQGRVIAVAEILRKGGVLDVLQQMKDQGIIQNYGITALGETPSIIEVIESGRIASAQVYYNLLNPSAGLRVPQAWQVYDFSGILDACEKQSVAAMDIRVFSAGVIATDIRTGREMPITRGDTVESEEAKAKAVFSSIGTDYGTRAQTAIRFALAQKKLACVIFGLAELDHLEEAVAAQIKGPLPEDGLERLRSVYAEGSSR, from the coding sequence TTGAAATATCGTGAATTTGGCGCGACAGGCATTAAGGTCTCAGAACTTGTCTTCGGCGGTGGCGCGGTTGGTGGTCTGTTGATCAATCAAGATGATGAGACAAAGCGGGCGGCCATCCGGCGGGCCATGGACGCTGGAATTAATTGGATTGACACCGCCCCTAGCTATGGTCAGGGGCGGTCGGAAAAGGCATTGGGGTGGCTTCTCAAGGAAATCGAAGATAATCCCCATGTTTCTACAAAGTTTAATATCGACACTAGAGACCTGAGCGATATTCCGGGGCAGATTGAACGCAGCATCGAGGCTAGCCTTAGCCGCCTCGAGCGCGATTCTGTGACGCTTCTTCAGCTGCATAATAGGATTGGAGCGGAGACTCAAGGCCGTGTGATCGCTGTAGCCGAAATTTTACGCAAAGGCGGGGTCCTTGACGTTCTCCAGCAGATGAAGGATCAGGGGATAATCCAGAATTACGGCATCACGGCGTTGGGCGAGACGCCAAGTATCATCGAAGTGATTGAGAGCGGACGGATTGCATCCGCTCAAGTCTATTATAATCTTCTCAATCCGAGTGCCGGTCTTAGGGTGCCCCAGGCCTGGCAGGTTTATGACTTCTCCGGAATTCTCGATGCTTGTGAAAAGCAGAGCGTGGCCGCGATGGATATACGGGTCTTTTCAGCGGGCGTCATCGCGACCGACATAAGGACGGGCCGCGAAATGCCAATCACAAGGGGAGACACGGTTGAAAGTGAAGAGGCAAAAGCGAAAGCTGTCTTTAGTTCAATCGGTACCGATTACGGGACAAGGGCTCAAACGGCGATACGCTTCGCACTTGCCCAAAAGAAGCTGGCTTGTGTCATTTTCGGGCTGGCCGAGCTTGACCATCTCGAAGAGGCGGTTGCGGCGCAAATCAAAGGTCCGCTTCCCGAAGACGGCCTTGAGCGCCTGAGATCGGTCTATGCGGAAGGCTCTTCCCGTTAA
- a CDS encoding FAD-binding oxidoreductase: MEQEYGAVTKEIIGGLQEIVGEKNIIHEDEEKLKEYGRDVLAIILRADYPADVVVKPESTEQVSKIMKLANENKIPVTPRGAGTGLAGAAVPIHGGIILSVERMNKILEIDEVNRVAVVEPGVITNELCKKVDEEGLMYAGYPMSTESSYIGGNVATNAGGGKVIKYGNTMSHILGLEVVLSNGEVIELGGRYRKSTWGYNLLHLMIGSEGTLGIITKVIVNLISATGKTIDLIVPFADTETAVEAVSKVIVSGGVLPEAVEFMDRICLDQSAKHHEVKMPFQDREDVEAYLIIQLSGQSQEELETLYEKAGEVCLENGALDVFVAESRRDSENIWKVREEFGEALRELDPYTFFTSDAVVPFSKIPEMIKEIKRLEEKYKTRIPTVGHIADGNLHSALFKPEDVSVEEWPDIAEGIFDEMIETAVSLGGVGSGEHGVGLLKKETFAKTKPEAELNLMRGIKKVFDPNNILNPGKII; encoded by the coding sequence ATGGAACAAGAATATGGCGCAGTGACTAAGGAGATCATTGGGGGACTCCAAGAGATAGTCGGAGAGAAAAACATTATCCATGAAGACGAAGAGAAATTAAAAGAGTATGGCCGGGACGTTCTGGCTATTATTTTACGGGCCGATTATCCAGCAGACGTGGTCGTGAAACCTGAATCCACGGAACAGGTGTCCAAAATCATGAAGCTGGCTAATGAAAATAAGATTCCGGTTACACCCAGAGGCGCCGGCACCGGGCTGGCTGGCGCAGCCGTCCCTATCCATGGAGGGATAATCCTTTCGGTGGAGAGGATGAATAAGATTCTCGAAATAGATGAGGTAAATAGGGTGGCCGTTGTGGAACCGGGTGTTATCACCAACGAACTTTGTAAGAAGGTTGATGAAGAGGGTTTAATGTACGCCGGTTATCCCATGAGTACGGAGAGCAGTTATATCGGCGGTAATGTGGCCACTAACGCCGGCGGAGGCAAAGTAATAAAATATGGGAATACCATGAGCCATATTCTGGGGCTGGAGGTGGTTCTGTCTAATGGGGAAGTGATTGAGCTTGGCGGCCGATACAGAAAGAGCACCTGGGGTTATAATCTGCTTCATCTCATGATTGGCTCAGAGGGAACGCTGGGCATCATTACCAAGGTAATTGTCAATTTAATATCAGCTACAGGCAAGACGATAGACCTTATTGTTCCCTTTGCTGACACGGAAACAGCCGTGGAAGCCGTGTCAAAGGTGATTGTATCTGGCGGTGTGCTCCCGGAGGCGGTTGAGTTTATGGATAGAATTTGTCTCGATCAATCCGCCAAACACCATGAAGTTAAGATGCCTTTTCAGGACAGGGAAGATGTTGAGGCTTATCTCATTATCCAGCTATCCGGCCAATCACAGGAAGAGCTTGAGACCCTCTATGAGAAAGCCGGGGAAGTGTGCCTTGAAAACGGCGCCCTGGATGTGTTTGTGGCCGAGAGCCGGAGGGATTCTGAAAATATCTGGAAGGTAAGAGAGGAGTTTGGTGAAGCTTTACGTGAACTTGATCCCTATACCTTCTTCACCAGTGACGCCGTGGTTCCATTTTCCAAGATACCTGAGATGATAAAAGAAATAAAAAGGCTTGAAGAAAAATATAAAACCAGGATTCCCACGGTCGGACATATTGCTGATGGCAACCTTCATTCGGCATTGTTTAAGCCCGAAGACGTGTCTGTCGAAGAATGGCCGGATATTGCTGAGGGAATTTTCGATGAGATGATAGAAACTGCTGTGAGTTTAGGCGGCGTCGGCAGCGGCGAGCATGGTGTCGGCCTCTTAAAAAAAGAAACTTTTGCAAAGACTAAACCGGAAGCAGAACTTAATTTGATGCGGGGAATTAAGAAGGTATTCGATCCTAATAATATTTTGAATCCTGGGAAAATAATATAA